One stretch of bacterium DNA includes these proteins:
- a CDS encoding MiaB/RimO family radical SAM methylthiotransferase, producing the protein MMDFSSFYIETLGCPKNEVDSRIISKRLKLQGKFPASSKEAEVIIINSCGFLQEAIGELKERVSYWRRRKKKVLITGCAVERYGNDFLKEKDVELAKIDTIAGEGRENKCLKQTILPNFENQDFSKVTLSHYVKVQEGCIRKCSYCVISKIRGPLRSRPINDIVKEIAYLRDIGVKEFVLIAQDLTLYGADIGVNLLSLLERLPVGPYYRLMYLHPHGINEKLIRLIREIPGILPYLHVPIQHVSDRVLKSMKRAGGERSVKRAIELVRKYLPGFFIRVDIMVGYPLEGEQDFELLINFLEKEKPERIAIFKYSHEPSASSYTLNDLEPEIKDERYEIAYQVAYEVMGKVQEGLKGKSVLAFYENGEGWTQYDAKEIDFGIEVKGLRNRKWVGFVKISDVKDNFDFVGFPVKL; encoded by the coding sequence GATTTTAGCTCTTTTTATATAGAGACCCTGGGATGTCCCAAAAACGAGGTGGATTCAAGAATAATCTCAAAAAGGCTCAAGCTTCAGGGAAAGTTTCCTGCGAGTTCCAAGGAGGCAGAGGTAATTATAATTAATAGTTGTGGCTTTTTGCAGGAGGCTATCGGTGAACTTAAAGAAAGGGTTTCGTATTGGCGGAGGAGGAAGAAAAAAGTTCTAATTACAGGCTGTGCCGTTGAGAGGTATGGAAATGATTTTTTGAAGGAGAAAGATGTCGAGCTTGCTAAGATAGATACCATTGCGGGGGAGGGAAGAGAAAATAAATGTTTAAAACAAACGATTTTGCCCAATTTTGAAAATCAAGATTTTTCGAAAGTTACTTTATCCCATTATGTAAAAGTGCAGGAAGGCTGCATCCGCAAATGCAGTTATTGCGTAATTTCTAAAATAAGAGGTCCACTCCGTTCACGCCCTATTAACGATATAGTAAAAGAGATAGCGTATTTGCGAGATATTGGGGTTAAAGAATTTGTCTTGATCGCACAGGACTTGACTCTTTATGGTGCAGATATTGGAGTTAACCTTCTTTCCCTTCTCGAAAGACTCCCAGTAGGTCCATACTATAGACTTATGTACCTTCATCCCCATGGTATAAATGAGAAACTTATCCGTTTAATAAGAGAAATACCAGGTATTTTGCCCTATCTTCATGTTCCTATTCAGCATGTCTCCGATAGAGTCTTAAAATCAATGAAGAGGGCTGGTGGGGAAAGGTCCGTAAAACGCGCAATTGAACTTGTAAGAAAATATCTGCCTGGTTTTTTTATCCGTGTTGACATTATGGTAGGGTATCCCCTCGAAGGGGAACAAGACTTTGAACTATTGATCAATTTTCTTGAAAAGGAGAAGCCAGAGAGGATAGCCATTTTTAAGTATTCTCATGAGCCATCCGCCAGTTCGTACACATTAAATGATCTTGAACCAGAAATTAAAGATGAGCGCTACGAGATAGCTTACCAAGTGGCATATGAGGTTATGGGAAAAGTTCAGGAAGGATTAAAGGGAAAAAGCGTGTTGGCTTTTTATGAAAATGGAGAGGGATGGACTCAATACGATGCAAAAGAGATCGATTTTGGTATTGAAGTAAAAGGGTTAAGAAATAGGAAGTGGGTTGGATTTGTAAAGATTTCAGATGTCAAAGACAATTTTGATTTTGTTGGTTTCCCGGTAAAACTTTAA